The following are encoded in a window of Pan troglodytes isolate AG18354 chromosome 4, NHGRI_mPanTro3-v2.0_pri, whole genome shotgun sequence genomic DNA:
- the DRD1 gene encoding D(1A) dopamine receptor, producing MRTLNTSAMDGTGLVVERDFSVRILTACFLSLLILSTLLGNTLVCAAVIRFRHLRSKVTNFFVISLAVSDLLVAVLVMPWKAVAEIAGFWPFGSFCNIWVAFDIMCSTASILNLCVISVDRYWAISSPFRYERKMTPKAAFILISVAWTLSVLISFIPVQLSWHKAKPTSPSDGNATSLAETIDNCDSSLSRTYAISSSVISFYIPVAIMIVTYTRIYRIAQKQIRRIAALERAAVHAKNCQTTTGNGKPVECSQPESSFKMSFKRETKVLKTLSVIMGVFVCCWLPFFILNCILPFCGSGETQPFCIDSNTFDVFVWFGWANSSLNPIIYAFNADFRKAFSTLLGCYRLCPATNNAIETVSINNNGAAMFSSHHEPRGSISKECNLVYLIPHAVGSSEDLKKEEAAGIARPLEKLSPALSVILDYDTDVSLEKIQPITQNGQHPT from the coding sequence ATGAGGACTCTGAACACCTCTGCCATGGACGGGACTGGGCTGGTGGTGGAGAGGGACTTCTCTGTTCGTATCCTCACTGCCTGTTTCCTGTCGCTGCTCATCCTGTCCACGCTCCTGGGGAACACGCTGGTCTGTGCTGCCGTTATCAGGTTCCGACACCTGCGGTCCAAGGTGACCAACTTCTTTGTCATCTCCTTGGCTGTGTCAGATCTCTTGGTGGCCGTCCTGGTCATGCCCTGGAAGGCAGTGGCTGAGATTGCTGGCTTCTGGCCCTTTGGGTCCTTCTGTAACATCTGGGTGGCCTTTGACATCATGTGCTCCACTGCATCCATCCTCAACCTCTGTGTGATCAGCGTGGACAGGTATTGGGCTATCTCCAGCCCTTTCCGGTATGAGAGAAAGATGACCCCCAAGGCAGCCTTCATCCTGATCAGTGTGGCATGGACCTTGTCTGTACTCATCTCCTTCATCCCAGTGCAGCTCAGCTGGCACAAGGCAAAACCCACAAGCCCCTCTGATGGAAATGCCACTTCCCTGGCTGAGACCATAGACAACTGTGACTCCAGCCTCAGCAGGACATATGCCATCTCATCCTCTGTAATAAGCTTTTACATCCCTGTGGCCATCATGATTGTCACCTACACCAGGATCTACAGGATTGCTCAGAAACAAATACGGCGCATTGCGGCCTTGGAGAGGGCAGCAGTCCACGCCAAGAATTGCCAGACCACCACAGGTAATGGAAAGCCTGTCGAATGTTCTCAACCGGAAAGTTCTTTTAAGATGTCCTTCAAAAGAGAAACTAAAGTCCTGAAGACTCTGTCGGTGATcatgggtgtgtttgtgtgctgTTGGCTACCTTTCTTCATCTTGAACTGCATTTTGCCCTTCTGTGGGTCTGGGGAGACGCAGCCCTTCTGCATTGATTCCAACACCTTTGACGTGTTTGTGTGGTTTGGGTGGGCTAATTCATCCTTGAACCCCATCATTTATGCCTTTAATGCTGATTTTCGGAAGGCATTTTCAACCCTCTTAGGATGCTACAGACTTTGCCCTGCGACGAATAATGCCATAGAGACGGTGAGTATCAATAACAATGGGGCCGCGATGTTTTCCAGCCATCATGAGCCACGAGGCTCCATCTCCAAGGAGTGCAATCTGGTTTACCTGATCCCACATGCTGTGGGCTCCTCTGAGGACCTGAAAAAGGAGGAGGCAGCTGGCATCGCCAGACCCTTGGAGAAGCTGTCCCCAGCCCTATCGGTCATATTGGACTATGACACTGATGTCTCTCTGGAGAAGATCCAACCCATCACACAAAACGGTCAGCACCCAACCTGA